In Verrucomicrobiota bacterium, the genomic stretch AAGGCGAATGACTGGGAGGCCTTGGGCATCCTCAGCGCCGCCGCCATTGACGACAACCGTGTCTATCTGGTCTCCAGCCGGTGCGAAGTGCTCTGCCTGACGATGGACGGCCTGGGGCGCGAAAACGTCGGGCCGTTCAAGGATGAAGCCCAGTACATGGCCGGCCCCGGCAAACCCAAAGTCGAGCCCGGCCCGGCAGACGCCGACATCGTTTGGCAATACAGCATGTTCGACGAACTCGGCTCGCTGCCGCACAACGCGGCCAATTGCTCCGTCCTCGTGCTCGGCGACCTTGTCTATGCCTGCACCTCCAACGGCCAGGATTGGACGCACGCCAACACCCCGGCGCCGTACGTGCCCAGCCTGATTGCGCTCAATAAAAAGACGGGCGCGCTGGCCGGCGAAGACCGCGAGTTGATCGGCGAACGCCTCTTTCACGGGCAATGGAGTTCCCCCTCGGCGGGCAAGGTCGGCGACCGTCAATTGGTGTTCTTCGGCGGCGGCGACGGCGTCCTGTACGCGTTCGACGCCCTCCCGGTTGAGGAGAATGGCCACCGGTATTTTCGCAAAGTTTGGTGGGTGGATTGCAACCCGCCCGAATATAAGATGAAGGACGGGCAGCCCATCAAATATCCCGCCGCCGAAGGCCCCAGCGAAATCAACGCCACCCCCGTCTTCTACAACAACCGCGTCTATGCCTCCATCGGGCAGGACCCGGAAAACGGGGACGGCGTGGGCCGGCTGATCTGCGTGGACGCCACGAAAACCGGCGACCAGGCCCAGGGCGGCATCGTGTGGGATTACCGGGCGATTCACCGCTGCCTCTCCACGGTCTCCATTGATCCGGACACCGGACTGCTGTTCGTGGCGGACTTCGCCGGATTTGTCCATTGCCTCGATGCCGCGACGGGCAAAGTGTATTGGGTACACGACCTCAAAGCCCATGCCTGGGGCTCCACCATGGTCGCGGATGGCAAGGTGTATGTCGGCGACGAAGACGGCGACCTCTGCATCCTGGCCGCCAGCAAGGAAAAGAAAGTGCTCTGTGAAGTCAACTTCGGCGCGCCGCTCTACTCGACGCCCGTGGTGGCCAATGGCGTGCTCTACATTTCCAGCCAGACGCACCTCTTTGCCTTCGCAGAAGGTGCCACCCCCAAGACCGGCGCCGCCAAGTAAACGCGGAAGCGGTTTCCGGCATCCCCAAAAACAGGCTGCAGGGTCTGCAATTGCCGCCATACCCCCGTTTTTGAGGTTTTTTGCGGTTTTTTGAGGGTTGGTGACGGTCATTTTCAAGAACACTTTCCATAGTTTCCAGAACACTTTCCATAGTTTCCAGAACACTTTCCATAGTTTCCAGAACACTTTCCA encodes the following:
- a CDS encoding PQQ-binding-like beta-propeller repeat protein is translated as MRIPPIFYRLWIMMFCSRLGLLGAALAISGLGLSVTGQDWPQWGGANPGRNMYATAKGLPTRVDPGKPKPGSDGFDSTTAVNLRWTAKLGSQSYGNVTVAGGKVFIGTNNESPRHNRYAGDRSLLLCFEEATGNYLWQLTTPKLATGKANDWEALGILSAAAIDDNRVYLVSSRCEVLCLTMDGLGRENVGPFKDEAQYMAGPGKPKVEPGPADADIVWQYSMFDELGSLPHNAANCSVLVLGDLVYACTSNGQDWTHANTPAPYVPSLIALNKKTGALAGEDRELIGERLFHGQWSSPSAGKVGDRQLVFFGGGDGVLYAFDALPVEENGHRYFRKVWWVDCNPPEYKMKDGQPIKYPAAEGPSEINATPVFYNNRVYASIGQDPENGDGVGRLICVDATKTGDQAQGGIVWDYRAIHRCLSTVSIDPDTGLLFVADFAGFVHCLDAATGKVYWVHDLKAHAWGSTMVADGKVYVGDEDGDLCILAASKEKKVLCEVNFGAPLYSTPVVANGVLYISSQTHLFAFAEGATPKTGAAK